The nucleotide sequence TCGTTTGGTCTTTGCTGAAGCCTTCAAATACAACAAAACCTCCCACTTTCAAAAAAGGGAGTAGCCGACGGTAATAACCCACTTTATGTTCTTTAGACAAATGGGCATATATCAGTCCTATAACGTCAAATTCCGAGGATACATATTCAACCGAATCAAAGCCTGCAATCCGGTAGTTGATATTTACATTATATTCATTCGCCAGCCTTATCGCTTTGTTTCGTCCGTCATTACTCAAGTCGAATGCTTCGACCAGCCAACCACATTGGGCTGCATACACGGCATTCCGACCTTCACCTTCGGCAGGTAATAAAAGTTTGCCAATGGGGTGTTTCATCACAAACTCTTTAAAGAATAAATTAGGATTCGTACCATAGATGTATTTTTCGTCGCTATATCTATCATCCCAGAAGTTTGTCATATCAATTTCATTTATGTTGTACTAATCCAAAGTTAAGCATTAATTTGATTTTTTGATATCGTAAGCTATTACTTTAAATAAAAACCGTGTTATTCTCGCCTTATTTTTCCGTTGTGCCTTTGAAAATATTCCGAAGGGGTCGTTCCGGTAATTTGACGAAAATTGCGTAAGGCTGTGGCACGGGAACGAAATCCGGCATCAAAAAAAGCCTCCTGAAAGTTGACCGATTGTTTCGATTCAACCTGATCAAGAAAGTCGCCGATACGTAGGTTGTTGACGTAGGTTGTATAGCTTTCGTATCCATTTTCCTGCATTACCTGAGTCAGGGTAGTGCGGTTAGTACATAGAGCCTGCGCGAGGGTGTTAAGCGATAAGTCGGGATCTCGCCATGCGCATGTTTTTACCATGTAGGCATTCAACTTATCTATTAAAACTGGATTCTTCGACTTACTTGCAGGCTCATCACAAGGCAAGAGAGGTTCTTCCGCCTTTTGAGTAGTTGTCTCCGCCAATACAGGTTTTCCTATCAGGCGGACGAACAATTCCATATAAACGATGAAAAGACTACAACCAACACTCACATAATAATAAAGTGTGTGAACAACCGGTGTATCGAAGGTTAATACCAGAATATAAGCCAAGCAGTTGATAGAAAGTGTAATCACATACTTTTTTATCCATACATAGTCTGTATTGTTATAACGTCTGGTGTAAGGGATAAAAAATATAAACAAAATGGGCATAAAAATAAAAAAAACAAGCAAGAGTCGGAACCAGACATCGAATTGTCCTGTATGGGAAAACATCTCCAGAAGAGAATTGTAAGGAGAATATTCAACCTTAGCCCAAAGGGAAATCAGATAAATTCCCAGTAAAATAATACAGAGAGAATATAGTTTAATAATCCGTCTGAAATTAAGCCACCCCGGCGATATCACTTCAACGGGATACATTATGTATGAGATTACCATAAAAATCGCTAACAACAACATGGGAGCAGATACTATTAATTGGGGTATTTCACCGTTGCTTAAGGTTACGAAGCGAGTTAAATAATTAAAAACGGAGAATAACACAATGCAGGCAAGGATGGTACGCGAACGTTCTCCGTCTTTACGGCGGAAGAAAAGCAATAAAGAAGTAAGCAGACAGATTAGTGCGCCGGCAAATATTGTGGCTAAGTATACATTTTGCATTATCAGTTGTATGTATTATGCTGCAAAAATACAAAAAACTTTCTTTTTATTAACTAAAAATTAAGATTGGGCTGTGGGTTATATCATAAAAAGAGGGTGGTCAATTTATGACACACCCTCTTTAGTTACTAAACAGGTTCACTTATTTTGTCCTAGATACCTTGGGTTATTTACGGTTTAGAATATGTATAAGATATCCGGACAGAGAAAATTTAGAGTCTGATAGATTTGCTTTCCATTGATAAATGTTTTCCTTCGTGATATTTGAAACGTTCTACTTTCATCATGCTTTGATCCACTGATTGCGGAGCAATAATAACGAAGTCCATATTTTCTACATCCTGATTGACAGTAGCTGAACCTTTAACCTTTTTGTCGATC is from uncultured Macellibacteroides sp. and encodes:
- a CDS encoding class I SAM-dependent methyltransferase, which translates into the protein MTNFWDDRYSDEKYIYGTNPNLFFKEFVMKHPIGKLLLPAEGEGRNAVYAAQCGWLVEAFDLSNDGRNKAIRLANEYNVNINYRIAGFDSVEYVSSEFDVIGLIYAHLSKEHKVGYYRRLLPFLKVGGFVVFEGFSKDQTKFQKINESAGGPRDVDMLFSEEELSMIFEGLEIIKLEKCNTILSEGIGHTGEASVIRMIARKSSFNL
- a CDS encoding helix-turn-helix domain-containing protein; translated protein: MQNVYLATIFAGALICLLTSLLLFFRRKDGERSRTILACIVLFSVFNYLTRFVTLSNGEIPQLIVSAPMLLLAIFMVISYIMYPVEVISPGWLNFRRIIKLYSLCIILLGIYLISLWAKVEYSPYNSLLEMFSHTGQFDVWFRLLLVFFIFMPILFIFFIPYTRRYNNTDYVWIKKYVITLSINCLAYILVLTFDTPVVHTLYYYVSVGCSLFIVYMELFVRLIGKPVLAETTTQKAEEPLLPCDEPASKSKNPVLIDKLNAYMVKTCAWRDPDLSLNTLAQALCTNRTTLTQVMQENGYESYTTYVNNLRIGDFLDQVESKQSVNFQEAFFDAGFRSRATALRNFRQITGTTPSEYFQRHNGKIRRE